One Antiquaquibacter oligotrophicus genomic region harbors:
- a CDS encoding FKBP-type peptidyl-prolyl cis-trans isomerase has product MRAATPLLLSAGLVMSLAACAPGASTPDCPTTPSGSVSDSIEVSGDFGAAPEVTIPSPVSAEETQRTVAIQGDGETVVEGDTVLVEYKVFNGESGEELDSTEYGETPVAEFTLDEAALLPGIVKTLECSTVGSRVVGVVPAIDAFGDAGQETLGVAADESLVFVVDIIEVAEAPEPALPRANGEDQEPTPGLPTVELDADGRPTITLPDSAPPTDLQIAVLKKGDGPEVTDGADVVVHYEGLNWNTGVTFDSSWERGEPATFNVNGVIPGFTQALVGQTVGSQVLAVIPPEFGYGEAGAGEDIGGTDTLVFVVDILGLG; this is encoded by the coding sequence GTGCGCGCAGCAACCCCACTTCTTCTCTCGGCTGGGCTGGTGATGTCGCTCGCCGCCTGCGCTCCCGGCGCTTCCACTCCCGACTGCCCGACGACGCCGTCCGGTTCGGTCTCGGACTCGATCGAGGTCAGCGGCGACTTCGGAGCTGCCCCCGAGGTGACGATCCCCAGCCCCGTGTCCGCCGAGGAGACCCAGCGCACCGTCGCAATTCAGGGCGACGGTGAGACGGTTGTCGAGGGCGACACCGTGCTCGTGGAATACAAGGTCTTCAACGGTGAGAGCGGCGAAGAGCTCGACTCGACCGAGTACGGCGAGACGCCGGTCGCCGAGTTCACGCTCGATGAGGCAGCCCTGCTTCCTGGCATCGTCAAGACTCTCGAATGCTCGACCGTGGGCTCCCGTGTGGTCGGAGTTGTGCCCGCGATCGACGCGTTCGGCGACGCCGGACAAGAGACGCTGGGAGTCGCAGCCGACGAGAGCCTCGTTTTTGTTGTCGACATCATTGAGGTCGCCGAGGCACCGGAGCCCGCACTTCCCCGTGCGAACGGAGAGGACCAGGAGCCGACCCCGGGCCTCCCGACCGTGGAGCTCGACGCCGATGGGCGTCCGACCATCACCCTTCCCGACAGCGCACCGCCCACCGACCTGCAGATTGCAGTGCTCAAGAAGGGCGACGGCCCCGAGGTCACCGACGGCGCTGACGTGGTTGTTCACTACGAAGGCCTGAACTGGAACACCGGCGTGACGTTCGACTCCAGCTGGGAGCGCGGCGAGCCCGCAACGTTCAACGTCAACGGAGTGATCCCGGGCTTCACTCAGGCGCTCGTCGGTCAGACCGTCGGCTCTCAGGTTCTCGCGGTGATCCCGCCCGAGTTCGGTTACGGGGAAGCGGGTGCAGGCGAGGACATCGGTGGTACCGACACGCTCGTCTTTGTTGTGGACATTCTCGGACTCGGCTAG
- a CDS encoding OsmC family protein: protein MRTDHHYRVDVRWLGNRGTGTSGPRAFGRDTEISVDGLPSILASADKPFHGAHDRWNPEQLLIASLVQCHLLSYLYVATREGVVVESYADAATGLLRTNADGGGAFVSATLRPEVTISAGDPDRARRLHDDAAKLCFINASLAFPVAHEPTIQVVAGKATPTTQPE from the coding sequence ATGCGAACAGACCATCACTACCGCGTGGACGTGCGCTGGCTGGGCAATCGAGGTACCGGTACGTCGGGTCCGCGGGCGTTTGGGCGCGATACCGAGATCTCCGTGGACGGTCTGCCGAGCATCCTCGCGTCAGCCGACAAGCCATTCCACGGGGCGCACGATCGATGGAATCCGGAGCAGCTCTTGATCGCCTCGCTCGTGCAGTGTCACCTCTTGAGCTACCTCTACGTGGCCACGCGCGAGGGGGTCGTTGTCGAAAGTTACGCGGATGCCGCCACCGGCCTGCTTCGCACAAACGCCGACGGCGGCGGTGCCTTCGTGTCGGCGACCCTGCGACCCGAGGTGACGATCTCAGCGGGTGACCCCGATCGGGCTCGCAGGCTGCACGATGACGCCGCGAAGTTGTGTTTCATCAACGCGTCGCTCGCCTTTCCGGTAGCCCATGAGCCCACCATCCAGGTTGTGGCAGGCAAAGCCACACCCACGACTCAGCCGGAGTAG
- the gabT gene encoding 4-aminobutyrate--2-oxoglutarate transaminase, whose product MTDTTVATGTPDTSAPVTQERRVVTAIPGPKSQELHARRLEVVPVGVTAALPVYIERAHGAIVVDVDGNQFIDLGAGIGVTTIGHTNDAVVAAATTQLDSVIHTLFTITPYESYVRVAELLAAHTPGDFAKKTVLVNSGAEAVENGVKIARKYTGKNGVAVLDHAYHGRTNLTMAMNFKAAPYATGFGPLAGDVYRAPNSYPFHDGLSGSEAARRTISYLEKTVGADDLACLVVEPIQGEGGFVVPAEGYLPALQEWCTANGVVMIADEIQSGMARTGAYFASEHFGWVPDLVLSAKGIAGGLPLAGVTGRAEIMDAAQPGGLGGTFGGNPVACAAAVAVFEQIESQGLLAEGKRIESALVTGLRDLQAKYPVIGDVRGIGAMIAIELIVPGTHEPDAAAVTAVAAYAAQKGVLLLTAGTYGNVLRFLPSLAISDELIAEALGVIDEAFASL is encoded by the coding sequence ATGACTGACACCACCGTTGCCACCGGCACCCCCGACACCTCGGCACCAGTAACCCAGGAGCGGCGGGTGGTCACGGCGATCCCGGGACCCAAGTCGCAGGAGCTCCACGCACGCCGTCTCGAGGTGGTCCCCGTCGGTGTGACCGCCGCCCTCCCCGTCTACATCGAGCGAGCCCACGGGGCGATCGTGGTCGACGTCGACGGCAACCAGTTCATCGACCTCGGCGCCGGAATCGGCGTGACGACCATCGGTCACACCAACGATGCAGTGGTGGCCGCCGCCACAACCCAGCTCGACAGCGTCATCCACACCCTGTTCACGATCACGCCGTACGAGTCCTATGTCCGTGTCGCGGAGCTGCTCGCCGCGCACACACCGGGCGACTTCGCGAAGAAGACCGTCCTCGTGAACTCGGGCGCCGAAGCCGTGGAGAACGGCGTCAAGATCGCCCGCAAATACACGGGCAAAAACGGGGTCGCCGTGCTCGACCACGCCTACCACGGTCGTACCAACCTCACGATGGCCATGAACTTCAAGGCTGCCCCGTACGCGACCGGCTTCGGACCGCTCGCCGGCGACGTGTACCGCGCTCCGAACTCGTACCCGTTCCACGACGGACTCTCCGGGTCGGAGGCGGCACGCCGCACGATCTCGTACCTCGAGAAGACCGTCGGCGCGGACGACCTCGCGTGCCTCGTCGTCGAGCCCATCCAGGGCGAGGGCGGTTTTGTAGTGCCGGCAGAGGGCTACCTGCCCGCGCTCCAGGAGTGGTGCACCGCCAATGGCGTTGTGATGATCGCCGACGAGATTCAGTCCGGCATGGCCCGAACCGGTGCGTACTTCGCGAGTGAGCACTTCGGATGGGTTCCCGATCTGGTGCTGAGCGCCAAGGGCATCGCCGGTGGACTGCCGCTCGCGGGAGTTACGGGTCGCGCCGAGATCATGGATGCCGCCCAGCCTGGCGGTCTCGGCGGAACGTTCGGCGGCAACCCCGTCGCGTGCGCCGCGGCGGTCGCAGTATTCGAACAGATCGAATCGCAGGGACTTCTCGCCGAGGGCAAGCGCATCGAGAGCGCGCTCGTCACGGGCCTGCGTGACCTGCAGGCCAAGTACCCCGTCATCGGAGACGTGCGCGGAATCGGCGCGATGATCGCCATCGAACTGATCGTTCCCGGCACCCACGAGCCCGATGCCGCTGCTGTGACAGCGGTTGCCGCCTACGCTGCGCAGAAGGGTGTGCTCCTTCTCACTGCAGGGACATACGGCAACGTCCTGCGCTTCTTGCCGAGCCTCGCGATCTCCGACGAGCTCATCGCCGAGGCCCTCGGCGTGATCGACGAGGCGTTCGCCAGCCTGTGA